A genomic stretch from Limanda limanda chromosome 11, fLimLim1.1, whole genome shotgun sequence includes:
- the ncam3 gene encoding neural cell adhesion molecule 1: protein MTNPSALLRLASLLLLLVCCTDAKMQIITSKPDILVGEDTLLLCKAGGEGDITWQKDGVDIEEEKVTKIDETSSKLIIKNATIQNTGQYTCVCDFDSGKQEEAQAQLYVYEGPSFGGTPIYHEFLEGTNGLVPCLATGRPAVDIQWLRDKQEIPSKEGERLRRLDNTLHIEKVRREDAGTYVCQAHIRRRPIHQLLSVSVVVNAPAKVQLREELKKVMAESETNVSLLCLVDGHPKPNITWTMPVSLDHFRHQFNSDRSQLFIQAVARSDLGEYICTAANKIGEDSATIELHVYEAPEVFLSAVQRNVSVGERVSVSCNVSGHPQPKLHWLNKNNGQTLVKDSTSGRIHVVDGVLLIDDMMPSDGGKYSCMAVSTSGNASRDVTIYTQPGPPHYLSVSPGPTSVLFSLKTLPISGGTPITSFALQWRQSSAKKWNEVTLPASDPLAITTLKPYTLYTVRLAALNEAGVGQFSDPNSVRTQGIRGEPDSPVLSPNEIKVMGNNFSTPLKQIDDGGVPLLHFIIRYKQDKEGAEWTEMQLPSTTDTVSLKDLSFGSDYQLEVTAVNTNGSSIPATLNFTIAEKPPSSRTMTKGSVVGIVMVIFLLVFLVVDATCCYRNRCGLLMTIAVKLFGQKVPGLKMLEEGLGSTNGDVKLKGMSTPRGSMQQENPSR, encoded by the exons ATGACAAACCCATCAGCTCTCTTGAGACTGGCCtcactgctgcttctgctggtGTGTTGCACAG ATGCAAAGATGCAGATCATAACCAGCAAGCCAGATATCCTTGTGGGAGAAGATACATTACTATTGTGTAAAG ctggaggagagggggataTAACGTGGCAGAAAGACGGGGTAGACATTGAAGAAGAAAAGGTGACAAAGATCGATGAGACTTCCTCTAAGCTGATCATTAAGAATGCTACTATACAGAACACAGGCCAGTACACTTGTGTGTGCGACTTCGACTCGGGAAAGCAAGAAGAGGCCCAAGCACAGCTGTATGTTTATG AGGGTCCATCATTTGGAGGCACCCCAATCTACCACGAGTTTCTGGAGGGCACAAACGGGCTGGTGCCGTGCCTGGCGACTGGCCGGCCAGCAGTGGACATTCAGTGGCTTCGGGACAAACAAGAAATCCCTTCTAAAG AGGGAGAACGTCTGCGTCGACTTGATAACACACTCCATATCGAaaaagtgaggagagaggatgcTGGGACGTACGTGTGTCAGGCGCACATCAGACGACGACCCATTCAtcagctgctctctgtctctgttgttgTCAACG CTCCTGCTAAAGTGCAACTGAGAGAGGAGTTGAAGAAAGTAATGGCCGAATCAGAAACCAACGTGTCTTTGCTTTGTTTGGTGGACGGTCACCCGAAACCCAATATCACCTGGACCAT GCCGGTGTCATTAGACCATTTTCGTCATCAGTTCAACTCAGACCGTAGTCAGTTGTTTATACAGGCTGTAGCCAGATCTGACTTAGGGGAGTACATCTGCACCGCAGCCAACAAGATAGGAGAGGACAGTGCAACCATCGAGCTTCATGTTTATG AGGCCCCAGAGGTGTTTCTGTCAGCAGTCCAGCGGAACGTGTCAGTGGGCgagcgtgtgtctgtgtcctgtaaCGTCTCTGGACATCCTCAGCCCAAGCTACACTGGCTCAACAAGAACAATGGACAGACACTGGTAAAA GACTCGACTTCTGGTCGTATCCATGTGGTGGACGGTGTGTTGCTGATAGATGATATGATGCCCTCTGATGGTGGGAAGTATTCTTGCATGGCTGTCAGCACCTCTGGAAATGCATCCAGAGATGTCACAATATACA CCCAGCCTGGTCCCCCTCACTACCTGTCGGTCTCGCCTGGCCCTACCTCAGTCCTCTTCTCCCTCAAGACCCTACCCATCAGTGGAGGAACGCCAATCACAAGTTTTGCCTTGCAGTGGAGGCAGAGCTCAGCAAAAAAGTGGAACGAGGTCACTCTACCAGCTTCAG ATCCCCTAGCTATCACCACCCTCAAGCCTTATACATTGTACACAGTGCGTTTAGCGGCCTTGAATGAGGCAGGAGTAGGACAATTCTCTGACCCAAACAGCGTTCGCACCCAGGGAATAC GAG GTGAGCCCGACAGTCCAGTTTTGTCGCCCAATGAGATTAAAGTGATGGGCAACAACTTCTCCACCCCTCTTAAGCAGATAGACGATGGCGGAGTGCCTCTGCTGCACTTCATCATTCGGTACAAACAG GATAAAGAAGGGGCTGAGTGGACAGAGATGCAGCTGCCGTCCACCACTGACACTGTCTCCCTTAAAGACCTGTCTTTTGGCTCAGACTACCAACTGGAGGTCACAGCGGTCAATACTAATGGTTCCTCTATTCCTGCCACACTGAACTTCACCATCGCGGAAAAGCCTC CGAGTAGCCGTACCATGACCAAAGGCAGCGTGGTTGGCATCGTCATGGTGATCTTCTTGCTGGTGTTTCTGGTGGTAGACGCCACCTGCTGCTACAGAAACCGCTGCGGCCTCCTAATGACCATCGCTGTGAAACTCTTTGGACAGAAAGTTCCAGGCCTCAAAATGCTGGAGGAAGGGTTGGGGAGCACTAACGG AGACGTGAAGCTGAAAGGCATGTCCACTCCGAGAGGCAGTATGCAACAG gaaaacCCATCCAGATAG